Proteins encoded within one genomic window of Natator depressus isolate rNatDep1 chromosome 1, rNatDep2.hap1, whole genome shotgun sequence:
- the POU3F3 gene encoding POU domain, class 3, transcription factor 3 — MATAASNPYLPSNSILSAGSIVHSDSGGGGMQPGSVAVTSVSGGYRGDPSVKMVQSDFMQGAMAASNGGHMLSHAHQWVTALPHAAAAAAAAAAAAVEAGSPWSTSPVGMSGSPQQQQQQPDVKGNSGRDDLHGGTALHHRPPHLGPPHQGHPGAWGATTAAHLPSMAGGQQQQSLIYSQPGGFTVNGMLSPPPGSQSLVHPGLVRGDTPELGDHPSHHHHHHHQHQHHQQHHGGVNSHDPHSDEDTPTSDDLEQFAKQFKQRRIKLGFTQADVGLALGTLYGNVFSQTTICRFEALQLSFKNMCKLKPLLNKWLEEADSSTGSPTSIDKIAAQGRKRKKRTSIEVSVKGALESHFLKCPKPSAQEITNLADSLQLEKEVVRVWFCNRRQKEKRMTPPGIQQQTPDDVYSQVGNVNSDTPPPHHGLQTSVQ, encoded by the coding sequence atggCCACCGCGGCTTCTAACCCTTACCTACCCAGCAACAGCATCCTGTCCGCCGGCTCCATCGTGCACTCGGACTCGGGAGGCGGGGGCATGCAGCCGGGCAGCGTCGCCGTCACCTCGGTCTCCGGCGGCTACCGGGGCGACCCCTCCGTCAAAATGGTCCAAAGTGACTTCATGCAGGGAGCAATGGCTGCTAGCAACGGCGGCCATATGCTGAGCCATGCCCACCAGTGGGTGACAGCCCTGCCTCATGCAGccgccgctgccgccgccgccgccgccgccgctgtgGAAGCCGGCTCGCCCTGGTCCACCAGCCCGGTGGGGATGAGCggcagcccccagcagcagcagcagcagcccgatGTGAAAGGCAACTCCGGCCGAGACGACCTGCACGGCGGCACGGCGCTGCACCACAGGCCACCCCACCTGGGTCCCCCACACCAGGGCCACCCGGGCGCTTGGGGGGCCACCACCGCCGCCCACCTCCCGTCCATGGCCGGGGGACAGCAGCAGCAATCGCTCATCTATTCCCAGCCGGGGGGGTTCACGGTGAACGGGATGCTGAGCCCTCCCCCTGGCAGCCAGAGCTTAGTGCACCCAGGACTGGTGAGGGGAGACACGCCGGAGCTGGGGGATCACCCCagccaccaccatcaccaccaccaccagcatcAGCACCACCAGCAACACCACGGCGGGGTCAACAGCCACGACCCCCACTCGGATGAGGACACGCCGACCTCGGATGACCTGGAGCAGTTCGCCAAGCAGTTCAAGCAGCGGCGGATAAAGCTGGGCTTCACGCAGGCAGATGTGGGCTTGGCCCTGGGCACCCTGTACGGGAACGTCTTCTCCCAGACCACCATCTGCAGGTTTGAGGCTCTGCAGCTCAGCTTCAAGAACATGTGCAAGCTTAAGCCTTTGTTGAACAAGTGGCTGGAGGAAGCCGACTCCTCCACGGGCAGCCCCACTAGCATCGACAAGATCGCAGCccagggcaggaagaggaagaagcgGACCTCCATCGAGGTGAGTGTCAAGGGGGCCTTGGAGAGTCACTTTCTGAAATGCCCCAAGCCCTCCGCCCAGGAGATTACGAACCTAGCGGACAGTCtgcagctggaaaaggaggtggTCAGGGTTTGGTTTTGCAATCGGaggcagaaagagaaaaggaTGACCCCCCCGGGGATCCAGCAGCAGACCCCCGACGATGTCTACTCCCAGGTCGGCAACGTGAACTCCGACACGCCGCCCCCACACCATGGACTGCAAACAAGTGTGCAGTGA